ACAAGCTGTCGGCTCTTCCAATGCGAAAAAGAGTAAATGGTAGTAGCCAGTATTTGCTAAACTTTGTACTAGTTTTTGTCCTTTAGTATCTTTTAAATCTAAAAAGCAAGATAACCAGCGTGTCAGTTGAACTTGAGCATCTGATAAAACCGTTATCCACAAAACAATAGGATATATATTTTTTTGAAAAATAAATTCTGTATAATTATTTTTATCCATAAATTTATTTATTTCTTTTTTAGATAACATCGCCCAAAAAGTAGGTACGCTTCCTTGTTGTGTAGGCAATAAATGTGAAAAACAAATTGGAGCTATTGGTTGGTTTTTCGGCCAAGTTTTCTGTAAACAAAATTTTTCTGATAATGAGGTAATAGGTATTAAATGTACTAGTTCTTGACTTTGAACATTTTTATTGTTCTCAATGATCAGATTATTATATTTACGCTCTAACTGTTCTAATACTACTAATATCTGACTAATATTTTGAGGGCGATCGCTTACTTCTTTAGCTAAGCAACTCATCACTAATTTTTTTAGCTCTTTGGGTATAGATATCTGAGGTGCTATATCTTCAAATATAGGGGGCATTTCAAAGCGATGAGCTTGATACCACTCACCAAAAGAATTGCTTTTAATTTGGAATGGATGTTTGCCTGTTAGCATTTCAAACATCAACACTCCTAAACTGTAAATATCTGAACGCACATCTAAGAGTTTACGTCCTTCCATATGTTCTGGAGAACAATAAGGTAAACTGCCAATAAAAGACTCAGCTAGTGTAATTCCAGCACGCTCAGTTAAAAATTTGGCAATACCAAAATCTAAAATTTTGACAATTTTATCCTTACTATCATCTTCGATAAGAAAGATATTTTCTGGTTTAATATCTCGGTGAATAACTGGGAAAATTTCTCCTTTAATACTAACACCCTGATGAGCGCACTGTAAACCCAAACAAATTTGATGACAAATTTCTAAGAAATTTGGTATTTTAAAAGTCTCATTCTTCAGAATTTGTTTAAGATTTTTTCCTTGTAGATACTCCATGACATAATAAGGAATTTTGTCCTCAGTGACACCATAACTCAATACTCGAACGATATGTGTACTTTTGCGTCCTAATTGAGCGCCAATAAAAATTTCTCTAGCAAAGCGTTGAGAAAGTTGTTGATTAGCTAAATTCATTGACAAAATCTTAACTGCAACTGCCATACCTCCTTTTGCAACATCTTCTGCTAGGTAGACTCTACCCATTCCACCTTTGCCAATTAAATCTCTAATCAGATAACGATTATTGAGAAATTTACCAATATAAGCATCTAATTCTGTTTTTTGTGTAACTTGATGATGAATTTTTTGTTGCAACATAAAATAAATTATTTTCTAGTATTATTAATATTGGAAAAACCAATTTAATATATAATTTTATGGTCAAAAAGAATCAACATTTTTAAACCTTATTTATTTACTATTAAAATCAATGCAAGTGATTATAAAAGTTTGACAAATTCATCCCAGTAAAAATATGTAAACGCCTGTTAAACTGGTTTAACATATTTATGAATTGACAAGTATGAGAAATTACACTGAAACTGAAGGATTAGTTAAGAATATTCGGAATTAAATAAGTAGTTACACTGATTTTTTAGTGGTTAGTAGTTGCTTGTCTATGTGTTTCCCTTTTCAAACTCTACGCCGATTGCTACAACAGGAAGAGCGAAAATTTTGAGTTCTCACGGGAATTTAGCTAGAGTTTTATCATCTCTTCTACCAACTTTGGGTAGACTGCGGAATGCAGAAGGCAAGAAATAAGTAGTTTTAGGGGTTGGTGAGTCTCCTATACGTAACCTGTGTCACCTAACGTGTGGCTGCTAGTGCAATTCCATAGCAGAGTTCACAATAAAGTTTGGAAAGTTTCTTTTACACATAGCTGCCATCTGTCTTCTGGCTTTCAAGACAGATAACAGCTAACTTCCTCAGAGACTGAAAATTTAAATTTTGCTGAGAAATTTATAAGAAGTTTTTAAACAAAATATCAGTTTTATAGCTATTAACTCTTATATAGCCATAATTTTTAGACTAATTATTCAAGTCATAATTATTTTAAAGTTCAAACTGAAAGCAGTATATCTAATTAATGCATTGAGGTATTTGACTTATGAAATTAAAACATTTATTAATATTGAGTTTGTCTTCTGTTGCTATAGTTAGCTGTGTTCGAGAAATAAAAAACAATCAGTCTAATAAAAGTCTTATGGCTGTAAATACATCTGTTCCTATGTCTTCAACTCAGGCGGAGTCCCTAGTTCAATTAGCACAATCTCAACAGTCAACTGTTACCAAGTCAGGTACCTTTATTTCTGGAGAACATACTACTCAAGGAACAGTCCGTATTACAAACAAAGACGGTAAATTGTTTCTAGAACTTGATCAGTCGTTTAAGACATCTGAATCAGGGCCAGATTTAGTAGTAATTTTACATCGTTTAGATAACGTACTTAATTCAACTAAATCACCATCCTATCCTTTAAAAGAAGGAGACTACATTATCATTGCTCCCTTACAAAAATATAGTGGCACTCAAATATATTCCATTCCTAGCAATATCAATTTAGTAGACTATAAATCTGTCGCTATCTGGTGCCGCAAGTTTAATGCTACTTTTGGTACTGCCAATTTAAATTAGTCAAGATTAACTAACAACTTAGT
Above is a genomic segment from Fischerella sp. JS2 containing:
- a CDS encoding serine/threonine-protein kinase, which translates into the protein MLQQKIHHQVTQKTELDAYIGKFLNNRYLIRDLIGKGGMGRVYLAEDVAKGGMAVAVKILSMNLANQQLSQRFAREIFIGAQLGRKSTHIVRVLSYGVTEDKIPYYVMEYLQGKNLKQILKNETFKIPNFLEICHQICLGLQCAHQGVSIKGEIFPVIHRDIKPENIFLIEDDSKDKIVKILDFGIAKFLTERAGITLAESFIGSLPYCSPEHMEGRKLLDVRSDIYSLGVLMFEMLTGKHPFQIKSNSFGEWYQAHRFEMPPIFEDIAPQISIPKELKKLVMSCLAKEVSDRPQNISQILVVLEQLERKYNNLIIENNKNVQSQELVHLIPITSLSEKFCLQKTWPKNQPIAPICFSHLLPTQQGSVPTFWAMLSKKEINKFMDKNNYTEFIFQKNIYPIVLWITVLSDAQVQLTRWLSCFLDLKDTKGQKLVQSLANTGYYHLLFFALEEPTACVNVITLTLSVSQRQQLLYWLNSSQKLNTISSLNESKTILKTEYEKIKPDILQKIVSKQKKVNFSIKYWLVNLFDNILSLFLQYSFMEEGRSTKKGTTKRQLARDSNSN
- a CDS encoding DM13 domain-containing protein — encoded protein: MKLKHLLILSLSSVAIVSCVREIKNNQSNKSLMAVNTSVPMSSTQAESLVQLAQSQQSTVTKSGTFISGEHTTQGTVRITNKDGKLFLELDQSFKTSESGPDLVVILHRLDNVLNSTKSPSYPLKEGDYIIIAPLQKYSGTQIYSIPSNINLVDYKSVAIWCRKFNATFGTANLN